Proteins encoded together in one Lachnospiraceae bacterium JLR.KK008 window:
- a CDS encoding response regulator produces MTGRKKMGILLAVLSTVLILAGGREYMTGVQESLWMKSVTDVREVTSQGAHAFEVYITKDMEMLHGITLNLEQRYSWDEEAIMAKLNAFGETGANYSVVDLDNGVLYSKQGGTNIEIAQLSDEQLAGYEGFSGSGIEEPYLSEDTGQRMMGYYECFQFMDGARGLLKKEQLLSSIAEEFSLSFYNNAGFSYVVNSSGDILIRSEHRNSNRTFRNVFDVINLEENSVDISESFRNALTEGKTGVARFFYRSEEYVYAYVPIEITNGWYLITIIPNRVIMTQADQVLKSSQIFIFLVGASMIVFASFMLLLWRSHKDIMEVEQEVKYREQLFGILTNNTDDVYAMFTTGDYEVEYISPNIERVLGIPLEEVKADFTVLRRERREEEQMVGRQEIRRMEPGSSIVSEGERVHRTTGEHLWFTETLYKVIIDDTEKLIVSFFDKTLDKQREQALEQALEIAEVANQSKSAFLSNMSHDIRTPMNAVVGLCTLLQRDADDAEKVRDHTRKITASSQHLLGLINDVLDMSKIESGKTTLNISEISLAEIVEELGTIIRPQAKARRQTFEISVYDVKVEHLLGDKLRINQILINILSNSVKYTKPGGCIEMIIRQMPQDTKNYVNLQFTIQDNGIGMSQKYIDTIFQPFTREINSTTNRIQGTGLGMAITKNLVDLMGGTITVESEPGKGTAFHVNLELRMQDQGVDKEFWKKYGVTHTLIVDDEEDVCTSVAGAMRSAGVAAEFAVRGLDAVKMVEQAHEEGNDFDFVLIDWKMPDMGGVETARRIREIISSDTLIMVLTAYDWSEIEEEAVSAGIDGFLPKPFFLTNFKQTVERLREKKEIIPKKEPSSGSLSGKHILAAEDNELNSEILVELLDMAGATCEMAENGQIALEKFQQSQPGQYDLILMDVQMPVMNGYEATRAIRACDHPLAKTIPIIAMTANAFAEDIKNALDAGMDAHVAKPVNLELLGNVVAEIFEKRD; encoded by the coding sequence ATGACTGGAAGGAAAAAGATGGGTATACTGCTGGCAGTCTTGTCAACAGTACTGATTCTGGCCGGAGGCAGAGAGTATATGACGGGGGTGCAGGAGTCTCTCTGGATGAAGTCTGTCACGGATGTGAGAGAAGTGACGTCACAGGGCGCTCACGCATTTGAAGTGTATATCACAAAAGATATGGAAATGCTGCACGGAATTACGTTGAATCTCGAACAGAGATATTCCTGGGACGAAGAGGCGATCATGGCCAAACTGAATGCGTTCGGTGAAACCGGTGCCAATTATTCTGTCGTAGACCTGGACAATGGCGTATTGTATTCTAAGCAGGGCGGAACCAATATTGAGATCGCACAACTGTCCGACGAACAGCTGGCAGGCTATGAGGGCTTTTCCGGCAGTGGTATTGAGGAGCCATATCTAAGTGAAGACACCGGCCAGAGGATGATGGGATATTACGAGTGTTTTCAGTTTATGGATGGAGCGAGAGGACTGCTTAAGAAAGAGCAGCTTCTTTCGTCAATCGCGGAAGAATTTTCGCTTTCCTTCTATAATAATGCAGGTTTTTCCTATGTGGTGAATTCATCGGGAGATATTCTGATTCGTTCGGAGCATCGCAACAGTAATCGTACTTTTCGTAATGTGTTCGATGTGATCAATCTTGAGGAGAACAGTGTGGATATATCGGAGAGCTTTCGCAATGCACTGACGGAAGGAAAGACCGGTGTAGCCCGCTTTTTCTACCGATCCGAAGAGTATGTGTATGCCTATGTGCCGATTGAGATCACAAACGGCTGGTATCTGATCACAATCATTCCCAATCGGGTCATTATGACGCAGGCGGATCAGGTGCTGAAAAGTTCTCAGATCTTTATCTTTCTTGTCGGCGCATCAATGATTGTTTTTGCCTCTTTTATGCTGCTATTATGGAGAAGCCACAAAGATATTATGGAAGTGGAACAGGAAGTCAAGTATCGCGAACAGCTGTTTGGAATTCTGACAAACAATACGGATGACGTCTACGCCATGTTTACGACGGGCGACTATGAAGTAGAGTACATAAGTCCGAATATAGAACGGGTTCTGGGAATTCCGCTGGAAGAAGTGAAGGCTGACTTTACCGTACTTCGGAGAGAGCGAAGAGAAGAGGAACAAATGGTCGGCAGACAGGAAATCAGAAGGATGGAACCGGGTTCTTCCATTGTATCGGAAGGAGAACGGGTTCACAGGACAACGGGAGAACATCTCTGGTTTACCGAGACATTGTATAAGGTAATAATTGATGATACGGAGAAACTGATCGTTTCCTTTTTTGATAAAACGCTGGATAAACAAAGAGAGCAGGCGTTGGAGCAGGCACTGGAAATTGCCGAAGTGGCGAACCAGTCCAAGAGTGCGTTTCTCAGCAATATGAGTCATGATATTCGCACACCGATGAATGCGGTAGTCGGCCTGTGCACTCTCTTACAGAGAGATGCAGACGATGCGGAAAAAGTTAGGGATCACACGAGGAAGATTACAGCTTCCAGCCAGCATTTGCTTGGCTTGATCAATGATGTCCTTGACATGAGTAAGATTGAATCCGGCAAGACAACGCTGAATATTTCGGAGATCAGCCTGGCGGAGATCGTGGAGGAGCTGGGAACGATCATACGGCCGCAGGCAAAAGCAAGGCGGCAGACATTTGAGATTTCCGTCTATGATGTAAAAGTGGAACATCTGCTTGGCGATAAGCTGCGCATTAACCAGATATTGATTAATATTCTGTCTAATTCCGTAAAGTATACAAAGCCGGGCGGCTGTATAGAAATGATTATCCGGCAGATGCCTCAGGATACGAAAAACTATGTCAATCTGCAGTTTACAATCCAGGATAATGGCATCGGAATGTCCCAAAAATATATCGACACAATCTTCCAGCCGTTTACCAGGGAGATTAACAGCACGACGAATCGCATTCAGGGTACCGGACTTGGCATGGCGATCACAAAAAACCTCGTCGATCTAATGGGAGGGACGATCACGGTAGAGAGCGAACCGGGGAAGGGTACCGCTTTCCATGTGAATCTGGAGCTGCGTATGCAGGATCAGGGCGTCGACAAAGAGTTCTGGAAAAAATATGGAGTGACGCATACACTTATTGTGGACGATGAGGAAGATGTCTGTACAAGTGTGGCTGGTGCAATGAGAAGCGCAGGCGTGGCGGCAGAATTTGCGGTAAGGGGTCTGGATGCTGTAAAAATGGTGGAACAGGCACATGAAGAGGGCAACGATTTTGACTTTGTGCTGATTGACTGGAAAATGCCGGATATGGGCGGTGTTGAGACGGCTCGCCGGATCAGGGAGATCATATCGTCCGATACGCTGATTATGGTTCTCACTGCCTATGACTGGAGCGAAATTGAAGAAGAGGCTGTTTCTGCGGGAATTGACGGATTTCTCCCGAAACCGTTTTTCCTCACCAACTTCAAACAGACAGTGGAGCGGCTGCGGGAGAAAAAAGAGATTATTCCGAAGAAAGAGCCCTCATCCGGCAGTCTGTCAGGAAAACATATTCTGGCGGCGGAAGACAATGAATTGAATTCGGAGATTCTTGTGGAGCTGCTTGATATGGCCGGGGCGACTTGTGAGATGGCTGAAAACGGACAGATCGCTCTGGAAAAATTCCAGCAGTCGCAGCCCGGACAATATGATCTGATCCTGATGGATGTACAGATGCCGGTTATGAACGGATATGAAGCGACACGGGCAATTCGCGCCTGTGATCATCCGCTGGCGAAGACGATCCCGATCATCGCCATGACTGCCAATGCGTTTGCAGAAGATATTAAGAATGCGCTGGATGCCGGTATGGATGCCCATGTGGCCAAACCGGTCAATCTGGAGCTGCTGGGCAATGTAGTTGCCGAAATTTTTGAGAAAAGGGACTAA
- a CDS encoding extracellular solute-binding protein: MRQITYKRAKRIVAFLVATVVISGLVVGCSEQNQNINIILEEEEGQNGEKEEKLTFLGHKADALDLVAIENSLHGFMDENEHITVTYESIKGTSIYWDAFEKRADTGNMDDIVMIDHDRMLALRAENMLADLSGLTTVDNFDVLARSQFVEEDGSVYFLPTCIAAYVLHVNLDMLEEHGQKVPTNLEEFTQVCDYFVSQGITPIVANNYTSLRSLIVAKGLYPVYQKEDTAGEIEKFNRGEADIVETLQPGIEMVGEMIEKGWFDCEEALVTDPISDDLDIFSTGERPFMIAGGWVSVRVSAMKPDFAYEVYPLPVLDDGSVLVEEVNTCVSVSADSAHLEDAKRLVEYLTRPDVVWEYCDSQNSFTPLKDDRIPADQTIAPVLPYLTNGQSVIGSDYRLKLPLDNALTKCCEEMLQGMSAEKALSYLSDLLDT; this comes from the coding sequence ATGAGACAGATTACATATAAAAGAGCGAAGAGGATAGTGGCCTTTTTAGTCGCCACAGTCGTGATAAGCGGACTGGTCGTTGGCTGTTCGGAACAGAATCAAAATATCAATATCATTTTGGAAGAAGAAGAGGGGCAAAACGGCGAAAAAGAGGAAAAGCTCACGTTCCTCGGCCATAAGGCGGATGCGCTGGATCTTGTGGCAATCGAAAACTCACTTCACGGATTTATGGATGAAAATGAACATATAACGGTAACTTATGAAAGCATCAAAGGAACGAGCATCTACTGGGATGCTTTTGAAAAAAGGGCGGACACCGGGAATATGGATGACATTGTGATGATCGATCATGATCGTATGCTGGCGCTCCGTGCGGAAAACATGCTGGCAGATTTGTCAGGCCTGACTACGGTAGATAATTTTGATGTTCTGGCACGGAGCCAGTTTGTGGAAGAGGACGGCAGCGTCTATTTTCTGCCAACCTGTATTGCCGCCTATGTGCTGCATGTGAACCTCGATATGCTGGAAGAGCACGGGCAGAAAGTTCCGACGAATCTGGAAGAGTTCACACAGGTATGCGATTATTTTGTTTCCCAGGGTATCACTCCGATTGTTGCCAACAACTATACTTCTCTGCGGAGTCTGATCGTTGCCAAAGGCCTGTATCCTGTCTATCAGAAGGAAGACACGGCTGGAGAGATCGAAAAATTCAACCGTGGAGAAGCGGATATTGTGGAGACACTGCAGCCTGGTATAGAAATGGTCGGAGAAATGATAGAAAAAGGCTGGTTTGACTGTGAGGAAGCGCTGGTAACGGACCCGATCTCAGATGATCTGGACATCTTTTCAACCGGGGAACGGCCTTTTATGATAGCGGGTGGCTGGGTTTCGGTGAGAGTGAGTGCCATGAAACCTGATTTTGCCTATGAAGTTTATCCGCTTCCGGTGCTGGATGACGGCAGTGTCCTTGTGGAAGAAGTCAATACTTGTGTCAGCGTGAGCGCTGACAGCGCTCATCTGGAAGATGCCAAAAGGCTCGTAGAATATCTGACACGGCCGGACGTCGTGTGGGAGTATTGTGACAGTCAGAATTCGTTTACGCCGCTGAAGGACGACCGGATTCCTGCAGATCAGACGATAGCGCCCGTATTGCCGTATCTCACGAACGGGCAGAGTGTGATCGGTTCGGATTATAGATTGAAACTGCCTTTAGATAATGCTTTGACAAAGTGTTGTGAGGAGATGTTGCAGGGAATGAGCGCAGAGAAAGCGCTGTCATATCTTTCCGATCTTCTTGATACATAA
- a CDS encoding NFACT RNA binding domain-containing protein, whose amino-acid sequence MAFDGITTACITDELRRALTGGRIYKIAQPENDELLITVRREKEQYRLLLSASASLPLAYLIPDNLPSPMTAPNFCMLLRKHIQNGRIVSVSQPGLERIIRIDVEHLNELGDLCRKSLIIEIMGKHSNIIFCDDTSIVIDSIKHISGMVSSVREVLPGRPYFIPQTQEKADPLSISEKGFWQTLSGRAMPVFKALYMAFTGLSPFIAQELCWRAQVDADKPVQSLISQESDRLWHAFSSLMQTVKDRTFLPHIVYENGQPKEYACVALTIYEKDQTKEYPSVSGLLHSFYAEKNAITRIRQKSSDLRRIVQTALERNVKKYDLQCRQIKDTEKRETYKIYGELLNTYGYNVPAGSKSMEAVNYYTGEPVTVPLDPTLTPSENAKKYFDKYGKCKRTFEALSELTLQVKHEIDHLESVAASLDIALREEDLVQIKEELIESGYIRRKGGTKRAKITSRPFHYVSSDGYDIYVGKNNYQNDELTFRFAEGGDWWFHAKGIPGSHVILRSAKEGEMPDRAFEEAGRLAAYYSKAKGQQKVEIDYTLKKNVKKPGGAAPGFVVYYTNYSLIIDSDISSVTLLSD is encoded by the coding sequence ATGGCATTTGATGGAATCACAACCGCATGTATCACAGACGAGCTGCGCCGCGCCCTCACAGGCGGACGCATCTATAAGATCGCACAGCCGGAAAACGACGAACTGCTGATCACAGTGCGGCGGGAAAAAGAACAGTATCGGCTCCTGCTCTCCGCCAGCGCTTCCCTGCCTCTGGCTTACCTCATCCCGGACAATCTGCCAAGTCCAATGACAGCGCCTAATTTCTGTATGCTTTTACGCAAACATATTCAGAACGGAAGAATCGTCTCTGTGAGCCAGCCCGGGCTTGAGCGCATCATCCGTATCGACGTGGAACATTTAAACGAACTGGGCGACCTCTGCCGGAAATCACTGATTATTGAGATTATGGGAAAACACAGTAACATCATATTTTGCGACGATACTTCGATTGTCATCGACAGTATCAAGCACATATCGGGAATGGTCAGTTCCGTACGCGAAGTGTTACCCGGCAGACCATACTTCATTCCCCAGACACAGGAAAAAGCAGATCCGCTGAGCATCAGTGAAAAAGGATTCTGGCAGACGCTCTCCGGCAGAGCCATGCCTGTTTTCAAGGCGCTCTATATGGCGTTCACCGGCCTCTCGCCCTTTATCGCTCAGGAACTATGCTGGCGGGCACAGGTTGACGCAGACAAACCCGTGCAGTCTCTCATTTCACAGGAATCAGACAGACTCTGGCACGCCTTTTCTTCCCTGATGCAGACCGTAAAAGACCGGACCTTTCTACCTCACATCGTATATGAAAACGGACAGCCAAAAGAATATGCCTGTGTAGCTCTTACAATCTACGAAAAAGACCAGACAAAAGAATATCCGTCTGTTTCCGGGCTGCTCCACTCATTTTATGCGGAAAAAAATGCAATCACCCGAATCCGCCAGAAGTCTTCGGACCTGCGCCGCATCGTACAGACTGCGCTGGAACGAAACGTCAAAAAATATGACCTGCAATGCCGACAGATCAAAGACACGGAAAAGAGAGAGACTTATAAAATTTACGGGGAACTGCTCAATACGTATGGTTACAATGTGCCGGCAGGCAGCAAATCTATGGAAGCCGTCAACTACTATACCGGCGAGCCTGTCACCGTTCCGCTGGATCCTACGCTCACCCCTTCGGAAAATGCCAAAAAGTATTTTGACAAATACGGAAAATGCAAGCGGACTTTCGAAGCGCTCTCTGAACTGACGCTGCAGGTAAAACATGAAATAGACCATCTGGAATCGGTCGCCGCCTCTCTCGACATTGCCCTTCGGGAAGAAGATCTCGTACAGATCAAAGAAGAATTGATTGAGAGCGGTTATATCCGGCGAAAAGGCGGAACGAAAAGGGCAAAAATCACAAGCAGGCCTTTTCATTACGTCAGCAGCGATGGTTATGACATTTATGTCGGAAAAAACAATTATCAGAATGACGAACTGACATTTCGGTTCGCAGAAGGCGGAGACTGGTGGTTTCACGCCAAGGGCATCCCCGGTTCCCACGTCATCCTGCGATCCGCAAAGGAAGGCGAAATGCCCGATCGGGCATTTGAAGAAGCGGGAAGACTTGCCGCTTACTACTCCAAAGCAAAGGGACAGCAGAAAGTGGAAATCGACTACACACTGAAAAAGAATGTCAAAAAGCCCGGCGGAGCAGCGCCCGGCTTTGTCGTATATTATACGAATTATTCTCTCATAATTGACAGTGATATTTCCTCCGTAACGTTGTTATCCGACTGA
- the glgA gene encoding glycogen synthase GlgA, whose protein sequence is MKRILFAASEGVPFIKTGGLADVVGSLPKCIDKEFFDVRVVMPKYPCMKQEVKDRMTYVTHFYMDFHYKSEYVGIMTAQVEGVTFYFIDNEEFFGGPKPYGDDTLWEITKYAFFSKAVLSILPVIEFRPDVIHCHDWQTGLVPVYLKERFQGNEFYHGIKTVMTIHNLKFQGKWDVKTVKEITGLPDYFFTPDKLECYKDANLLKGGMVYADAITTVSDTYAEEIKTDFYGEGLNGLLCARAGDLRGIVNGIDYDEFNPENDAYLPYPYNAVNFRKEKIKNKRELQKELGLDQNDKTFMIGIVSRLTDQKGFDLIAYVMDELCQDNVQLVVLGTGDPQYENMFRHFDWKYAGKVSANIYYSEAMSHKIYGGCDAFLMPSLFEPCGLSQLMALHYGTVPIVRETGGLKDTVESYNEYESRGTGFSFTNYNAHEMLDAVRYAERIYYDKKREWNKIVDRAMATDFSWNVSAKKYQEMYDWLVG, encoded by the coding sequence ATGAAACGTATTTTATTTGCAGCATCAGAGGGGGTCCCTTTTATTAAAACCGGCGGATTGGCCGATGTGGTAGGTTCCCTCCCCAAATGTATTGATAAGGAATTTTTTGACGTAAGAGTTGTCATGCCGAAATATCCCTGTATGAAGCAGGAAGTCAAGGACAGGATGACATATGTGACTCATTTTTATATGGATTTCCATTATAAGAGTGAGTATGTGGGCATTATGACGGCGCAGGTAGAGGGAGTGACTTTTTACTTTATCGACAATGAAGAGTTCTTTGGCGGTCCGAAACCTTATGGAGATGATACCCTCTGGGAAATTACCAAATATGCGTTTTTTTCCAAAGCAGTGCTTTCTATTCTTCCCGTCATCGAGTTCAGACCGGATGTGATCCATTGTCATGATTGGCAGACAGGTCTTGTTCCCGTGTATCTGAAGGAAAGATTTCAGGGGAATGAATTTTACCATGGCATAAAAACGGTTATGACGATACATAACCTCAAATTCCAGGGAAAATGGGATGTAAAGACGGTGAAGGAGATTACAGGACTTCCGGACTATTTCTTTACGCCCGATAAACTGGAATGCTATAAAGACGCCAATCTGCTCAAAGGCGGTATGGTATATGCGGATGCAATCACGACAGTCAGCGATACCTATGCGGAAGAGATCAAGACAGATTTTTATGGAGAGGGCTTAAACGGGCTGCTCTGTGCCAGAGCGGGTGACCTGCGCGGTATTGTCAACGGGATCGACTATGATGAGTTTAATCCGGAGAATGACGCTTACCTTCCCTATCCGTATAATGCGGTGAACTTCCGCAAGGAGAAAATTAAAAACAAACGGGAACTTCAGAAAGAACTGGGGCTTGATCAGAATGATAAGACATTTATGATCGGTATCGTTTCCCGCCTGACCGATCAGAAGGGGTTTGACCTGATCGCTTATGTAATGGATGAGCTCTGTCAGGATAATGTTCAGCTTGTTGTCCTGGGAACGGGAGATCCGCAATACGAAAATATGTTCCGCCACTTTGACTGGAAATATGCAGGCAAAGTATCTGCCAACATTTATTATTCCGAGGCAATGTCTCATAAGATATACGGTGGCTGTGATGCATTCCTGATGCCTTCATTGTTTGAGCCCTGCGGACTCAGTCAGCTGATGGCGCTGCACTATGGTACGGTACCAATCGTTCGTGAGACAGGCGGACTGAAAGATACGGTGGAATCTTATAACGAGTATGAGAGCAGAGGAACTGGTTTCAGCTTTACCAATTACAATGCGCATGAAATGCTGGATGCTGTCCGCTATGCGGAGCGTATCTATTATGATAAGAAGAGAGAGTGGAATAAGATCGTGGACAGAGCGATGGCCACGGATTTTTCCTGGAATGTATCAGCGAAAAAGTATCAGGAAATGTATGACTGGCTGGTAGGCTAA
- the spo0A gene encoding sporulation transcription factor Spo0A has protein sequence MMEQLSVAATKDNEQVFKLLSDLIHTNKEFQIMITVPSAGQQEETKTLYGGSRPAVRDLEKDVTDMIHEIGVPAHIKGYQYLREAIMMSVEDVEMLNSITKILYPTIAKKFQTTSSRVERAIRHAIEVAWNRGKMETLDAMFGYTINTGKGKPTNSEFIALIADKIRLQYRD, from the coding sequence ATGATGGAACAACTGAGTGTTGCGGCTACGAAAGATAACGAGCAGGTTTTCAAATTACTTTCCGATTTAATTCATACGAATAAAGAGTTTCAGATCATGATTACGGTCCCGTCGGCGGGACAGCAGGAGGAGACAAAGACACTTTACGGAGGCAGCAGGCCGGCGGTCCGCGATCTGGAAAAAGATGTGACGGATATGATCCATGAGATTGGCGTGCCGGCGCACATCAAAGGGTATCAATATTTGCGTGAGGCGATTATGATGTCAGTGGAGGATGTGGAGATGCTGAATTCTATTACCAAGATCCTCTATCCGACGATCGCCAAAAAATTTCAGACAACTTCCAGCAGAGTGGAACGTGCAATCCGCCATGCCATTGAAGTGGCGTGGAACAGAGGCAAGATGGAGACGCTGGACGCCATGTTCGGATATACAATCAACACCGGAAAAGGGAAACCGACAAATTCCGAATTTATCGCCCTGATCGCCGATAAAATCCGCCTCCAATATCGAGATTAG
- a CDS encoding DUF4125 family protein: MDMEKILQELDRLFATYQMDRVEGFLENQMAQAVQAQDDGSLITLLNEMIGYLRDVSKYEKCCLYCDKLMEVLERNQMRGSVPYATSLLNIANAYRAAGKLAESMSGYQTVLLIYRNQLEANDFRFASLYNNMSLLYQEMGDFEEACHCLEKALPIVSSYAEARIETAVTHTNLAASLLKLGRYEEAMDHLQKAFSIFEMDEKKDFHYSGALSAMGEAQYMAGNLEESARYYKMALAEIEKNTGRSTAYEIVAQNLSAVEEQMAGRVSVVRQFAKGLDLCESFYHEYGEPMLWQKFPSYMPYIAAGLVGEGSECLGFDDEISRDHDFGPGFCLFLTDSVYEEIGEALQAEYDRLPKTYMGVTRRVTPKAPKRVGVFRIGDFYEKLIGFSDVPESRSQWLYAEDYQLAAATSGRVFRDELGEFTRIRRGLLAHYPEEVRIKKIAREAALIAQSGQYNYSRMLQRGDKVTAEVALGEFMRHTMSIVYLLNRRYAPFYKWMHKGMEHLPVLAVIGDILNAIADMPVGDERIPQTIEIIVTLIIDEMKKQSLTTGSDNYLDHHTDNILHSITQKEESKSTVKEELMRRLIGLEWQSFDQVKNIGGRADCQDDWNTFSIMRKSQYLAWTVPMLQSYIEDFVEADARGWNLIAEKYGRMMESTDPEGYVDISGHFAEIPEEKKAIIEEIVKIQVGWMETCAERFPKAARLARSIHTYEDSLYNTSYETYLRGEISTYSDRTLDLYGRFIAALCMEGRNLAEEIIGNSARLYGYGSLEELESKL, translated from the coding sequence ATGGATATGGAAAAAATATTACAGGAGCTTGACCGACTGTTTGCCACGTACCAGATGGACCGGGTGGAAGGGTTTCTGGAGAATCAGATGGCACAGGCGGTGCAGGCGCAGGACGACGGCTCGCTGATCACTCTGCTGAATGAGATGATCGGGTACCTGCGGGATGTGAGCAAATATGAGAAGTGCTGCCTGTATTGTGATAAGCTCATGGAAGTGCTGGAGCGCAACCAGATGCGGGGGAGCGTACCCTATGCGACTTCTCTGCTGAACATTGCCAATGCTTACCGGGCTGCCGGAAAACTGGCCGAGTCTATGTCCGGCTATCAGACTGTGCTTTTGATCTACCGGAATCAATTAGAGGCCAATGATTTCCGATTTGCCAGTCTCTACAATAATATGAGTCTGCTCTATCAGGAGATGGGAGATTTCGAGGAGGCGTGTCACTGTCTGGAGAAGGCATTGCCTATCGTCAGTTCGTATGCGGAGGCCAGAATTGAGACGGCGGTCACACATACGAATCTGGCGGCGTCTCTGCTGAAACTTGGACGGTATGAGGAGGCTATGGATCATCTGCAAAAAGCGTTCTCTATTTTTGAGATGGATGAGAAGAAAGACTTTCATTACAGCGGCGCTTTGTCTGCGATGGGAGAAGCGCAGTATATGGCAGGCAATCTGGAGGAGTCGGCCAGATATTATAAAATGGCGCTGGCGGAGATTGAGAAAAACACCGGGCGTTCTACCGCCTATGAAATCGTAGCTCAGAATTTAAGCGCAGTGGAAGAACAGATGGCGGGGAGAGTCAGTGTCGTCAGACAGTTTGCCAAAGGACTTGATCTGTGCGAGTCTTTTTATCATGAATATGGGGAGCCGATGCTTTGGCAGAAATTTCCGTCTTACATGCCTTATATCGCAGCCGGACTTGTCGGCGAAGGGTCGGAGTGTCTTGGATTTGATGACGAAATATCGAGAGATCATGATTTCGGCCCGGGTTTTTGTCTGTTTTTAACAGACTCGGTCTATGAGGAGATCGGCGAGGCGCTGCAGGCGGAATACGACAGGCTGCCCAAGACGTATATGGGCGTTACCCGCAGAGTGACACCGAAGGCGCCCAAGAGAGTCGGTGTGTTCCGGATCGGGGATTTTTACGAGAAGCTGATCGGGTTTTCAGATGTGCCGGAATCGCGCAGCCAGTGGCTGTATGCCGAAGACTATCAGCTCGCGGCAGCCACAAGCGGCAGAGTGTTCCGGGATGAGCTGGGAGAGTTTACAAGAATCAGAAGAGGGTTGCTCGCTCATTATCCGGAGGAAGTGCGGATCAAGAAAATTGCCAGAGAGGCGGCGCTGATTGCGCAGTCGGGACAGTATAACTATAGCCGGATGCTGCAAAGGGGCGATAAGGTGACGGCGGAAGTGGCGCTGGGCGAATTTATGAGACATACGATGTCGATTGTCTATCTGCTGAACCGCAGGTATGCGCCTTTTTATAAATGGATGCACAAAGGAATGGAACATCTTCCGGTGCTGGCGGTCATCGGTGACATATTGAATGCGATTGCCGACATGCCGGTCGGAGATGAGAGGATACCTCAGACAATAGAAATTATCGTCACGCTTATTATCGACGAAATGAAAAAACAGAGCCTGACAACAGGGAGCGATAATTATCTGGATCATCACACGGACAATATCCTGCACAGCATTACCCAGAAGGAAGAGAGCAAGTCGACAGTAAAAGAAGAACTGATGCGGAGACTAATCGGCCTGGAATGGCAGTCATTTGATCAGGTGAAGAATATTGGCGGCCGGGCTGATTGTCAGGATGACTGGAATACATTTTCCATTATGCGAAAGAGCCAGTATCTGGCCTGGACGGTGCCGATGCTGCAGAGTTACATCGAGGACTTTGTGGAGGCCGACGCGCGGGGATGGAATCTGATTGCGGAGAAATATGGGAGGATGATGGAGAGTACGGATCCGGAAGGCTATGTGGACATCTCCGGCCACTTCGCGGAGATTCCGGAGGAAAAAAAGGCGATTATTGAAGAGATCGTTAAGATCCAGGTCGGATGGATGGAGACATGCGCAGAACGGTTTCCGAAGGCTGCCAGACTTGCGAGAAGTATACACACGTATGAAGACAGTCTGTACAATACTTCTTATGAGACTTATTTACGTGGGGAAATCTCGACGTATTCCGACAGAACGCTGGATTTGTACGGGAGGTTTATCGCGGCTCTGTGCATGGAAGGAAGGAACCTGGCAGAAGAGATCATCGGCAATTCTGCAAGACTTTACGGTTATGGGTCATTGGAGGAGCTGGAAAGTAAGTTGTAG